Part of the Microbacterium sp. Clip185 genome is shown below.
CGACCACGTCTACAGCGAGCCGCATCCGCTCGTCGCCGAGCAGAAGCGCTGGCTCGCCGAGTACGAAGCATCCCTCGAGGGAGGTCAGGCATGAGCGAAATGACCACCCTGCCGATGAGCAAGGCCCTGAACGCGGGCATGGCCCAAGCCATGCGCGACAGCGACCGCGTGCTGCTGATGGGCGAGGACATCGGTCCGCTCGGCGGCGTCTTCCGCGTCACCGAGGGGCTCCAGGCCGAGTTCGGCAAGAACCGCGTGATCGACACACCCCTCGCCGAATCGGGCATCATCGGCACCGCGATCGGCCTCGCGATGGGCGGGTTCCGGCCCGTCTGCGAGATCCAGTTCGACGGCTTCGTCTTCCCCGGCTTCGACCAGATCACCACGCAGCTGGCCAAGCTGACCAACCGGCACGAGGGCGCCCTGCGCATGCCCGTGGTCATCCGCATCCCGTACGGCGGGCACATCGGCGCGGTCGAGCACCACCAGGAGAGCCCCGAGGCGTACTTCACCCACACCCCGGGTCTGCGCGTGGTGAGCCCGTCCACGCCCAACGACGCGTACTGGATGATCCAGGATGCGATCGCCTCCGACGACCCGGTGGTCTTCCTCGAGCCGAAGAGCCGCTACTGGCCCAAGGGTGAGGTGGACCTCTCGGCGCGCGCGCTGCCGCTGCACGCCTCCCGCATCGTGCGCCGCGGCACCGACGTGACTCTCGTCGGGCACGGCGCGATGGTCTCGACCCTGCTGCAGGCGGCCGCGCTCGCCGAGAGCGAGGGGACCAGCTGCGAGGTCATCGATCTGCGCTCGCTCTCGCCGGTCGACTACGGCCCGATCCTCGACTCCGTCGCCCGCACCGGCCGTATGGTCTACGCGCAGGAGGCGCCGCAGTTCACCTCGCTCGGCTCCGAGATCGCCGCTACCGTCACCGAGCGCGCGTTCTACTCGCTCGAGGCGCCGGTGCTGCGCGTGTCCGGGTTCGATGTGCCCTTCCCGCCCGCCAAGCTCGAGGGGCAGTACCTGCCCGACGCCGATCGCATCCTCGAGGCCGTCGACCGCGCCCTCGCCTACTGACCCCGTCCCCTCATCCCCATCCCCGCCCCCGCCCACTCATGACCGCGAGAATGCATTTCGAGCACGAGATCACGGTGTTTACCCGTTATCTCGTCACAAACTTGCAGTCTCGAGGGTGAGGAACCGGCGAAAGGAACCGCAATGAGCACGCAGACCTTCCACCTCCCGGATGTCGGCGAGGGCCTCACCGACGCCGAGATCGTCACCTGGCACGTCAAGAGCGGCGACACCGTCGCCGTCAACGACGTGATCGTCGAGATCGAGACGGCCAAGTCACTGGTCGAGCTGCCGTCGCCCTTCGCGGGCGTGGTCGGCGAGGTCCTGGTCGAGGAGGGGCAGACGGTCGACGTGGGAGCTCCCATCATCACGATCGCGGATGCGGCGGCTCCCGCATCCGATGTCCCCGCCCCCGGCGACCCGGGGCTCCCTGCCCCGGCTACCGATCCCGAGGCGGGCGGTTCGGTCCTCGTCGGCTATGGCTCCGCCGGTGCCGTCACCTCGCGTCGCCGCAAGCCCGCCGCGGCACCCGCCGCATCCGCCGCCGGCGTCGTGGCGAAGCCGCCGATCCGCAAGCTCGCACGCGACCTCGGTGTCGACCTGTCGGCGGTGACGCCCAGCGGCGCCGGCGGCGAGGTGACGCGCGACGACGTCGTGAAGCACGCGTCGCAGGCGAGCGTCTTCCGCAACATCGAGACGCCCGAGTGGCCCGAGGTGCGCGAGGAGACGATCCCGGTCGCCGCATCCGTCGCCGAGGCAGACCCGCGCGAAGAGTCCATCCCCGTGCGCGGGGTGCGCAAGGCGACCGCCGGCTCCATGGTGCGCAGCGCCTACTCCGCGCCGCACGTGACGGTGTGGACCGACGTCGACGCGACGCGCACGATGGAGCTCGTGAAGCGCCTGAAGGCGTCGCCCGACTACGCCGACACGAAGGTCTCGCCGCTGCTGATCATGGCGCGCGCGGTCATCTGGGCCGTGCGCCGCACCCCCATGGTCAACGCCGCGTGGGTCGACGGCGACGACGGCGCGCAGATCAACCTGCGCCACTACGTGAACCTCGGCATCGCGGCGGCGACGCCCCGCGGCCTCATCGTCCCGAACATCAAGGACGCACAGAACCTCAGCATGCGCGAGCTCGCGAAGTCGCTCGAGCGCCTGACGCTCACGGCGCGCGAGGGCAAGACCCCGCCCGCCGACCAGCAGCAGGGCACGATCACGATCACCAACATCGGCGTCTTCGGGATGGATGCGGGCACCCCCATCATCAACCCCGGCGAGGCCGGCATCATCGCGATGGGGACGATCCGCCAGAAGCCGTGGGTCGTCGACGGCGAGGTGCGCCCGCGCTTCGTGACCACCGTGTCCGGCTCGTTCGACCACCGCGTCATCGACGGCGACGGCATGAGCCGCTTCATCGCCGACGTCGCCGCCGTTCTCGAGGAGCCCGCTCTCCTCGTGGAGTGACCCCCGTCGGGGGTGCTGCCCCGCCGGCGTGAGCCCGGCCTCCCGCGGGCCGGGCTCCCCGGGGTGCCGCTCGCGGTGGTGTGCCGTTCGCGGTTGTGCCGTCGGCCTATGCCCGAGTTGCGTCGCATGTGCGCGGATGCGACACGTTTCCGCATCCACCACGGTGATTCTCAGTCGCATCTGCGCAGAAGTGTGGCGGATGCGGCGGCGCCCGGCCGTGCGATGCGCCCGCACCGCCCCCGCAGCGTTGGATGCGGCTCACCGAGCCGGAGGCAGAACGCCGCCGCAACCTGGTGCACCGTCCGGAGCGTCCGCGTGGAAGGGCCACGCTTTTGCGCAACCGCGCCTGTCAATGACTGATGCGTTTGCGCAGAAGTGGCGCAGATGCGCACATGCGACGCAACTCGGGCAGAGAGGGGGCGAGAGCGAAAGCGGGCGAGATCGGCGGAAAGACGCGGCGGATGCGGATGCGGCACGCGCCGGATGCGGGCACTGTCGCGGCCGCAGTGCGGGCGCCGCAGCGATTTTGATAACGATTATCAGTAGGCGTAAAGTGACCGCCATGCCCCTGAAGACCCGACTCCTCCTCGTTCCCGCGGCCTTCGCCGCTGCCGCTCTCGCCCTCGCGGGCTGCTCCGCGAGTTCGCCCGCCGATGCCTCGACTGCCGGAGAAGGCGGCGCGAAGATCGACGTGGTCGCCTCCACCGACGTGTACGGCGACATCGCCCAGACCGTCGGCGGAGACCACGTCTCCGTGACCTCGCTCATCGCCTCCTTCAGCCAGGACCCGCACGACTTCGAGCCCTCCGCGGCCGACCAGCTGACGATGAAGAACGCGAAGCTCGTGATCGCGAACGGCGGCGGATACGACCCGTTCGTCGGGTCGCTGGTCAGCGCGTCCGGCACGACGGCGCCGGTGATCAACGCGGTGAGCCTCTCGCCGGAGTGGACCGGATCCGACGCCTCCGAGGCGGTCGAGGGCTTCAACGAGCACGTCTTCTACGAGCCCGACACGATGGTCGCCGTCGCGAAGGAGATCGCCGCGCAGCTCGGCGAGATCGACCCGGGCGACGCCGACGCGTTCGAGGCGAACGCCGCCGCCTTCGAAGCCGACGTCAGCGGCAAGATCCAGCCGATCCTCGACGACATCTCGAAGGCGCACAAGGGCGAGAAGATCTTCGTCACCGAGCCCGTTCCGCTCTACCTGGCGCAGGCCGCGGGGCTGGTCAACGACACCCCGTCGGAGTTCAGCGAGGCCGTTGAAGAGGGCGACGATGTGCCGCCCGCTACGCTGCTGGAAGCACTCGGACTCATCGGTAGCGGCGACGTCAAGATCGTGTTCGTCAACGCCCAGGCCGCTGGTGCTGAGACCACGCAGGTGGAGAACAAGGCGGCGGAGGTGGGCGTTCCGGTGATCAAGGCGTCCGAGCTGCTGCCCGACGGCGACACCTACGTCTCGTGGATGGTCGACATGGCAACGCAGATCAAGGACGCGCTCAAGTAGTGGCAGAAACCCCCCTTCCGCTCAGCATCGCGTCCGCCGCGCTCCAGCGCGGCGGACGCGTGCTGTGGAGCGGACTGAACCTCAGCCTCCAACCGGGCGAGCTCGTCGCCGTCCTCGGACCCAGCGGCGCCGGCAAGACGACGCTGCTGCGCGCGATCCTCGGCCTCGACCGGCTGGCCGAAGGTTCGATCACGGCGCTCGGCGAGCCGGTCACCCGCGCGGGAAACCGCCGCATCGGCTACGTCCCGCAGCAACGCCCGCTTGCGCGCGACACCGCGATGCTCGCCCGGGATCTCGTGCGGCTCGGCGTCGACGGGCACCGGTTCGGCTTCCCGTTTCCTCGGCGCGCCGATCGGGCGCGCGTGGACGCACTCATCGATGCGGTCGGCGCATCCGCGTTCGCGGAACGACCTGTAGGTCTGCTCTCGGGCGGGGAACAGCAGCGGCTGCGGGTCGGGCAGGCGCTCGCCGACGATCCGCGCCTCCTGCTGTGCGACGAGCCGCTCACGAGCCTCGACCTTGCCAATCAGCGCGCGGTGGTCGGGCTCATCGACCGGCATCGCCGCGAGAGCGGTGCGGGCGTGCTGCTGGTCACCCACGACATCAATCCCGTCCTGGACTCCGTCGACCGCATCCTCTACATCGCGAACGGCGCCTTCACTCTCGGCACCCCCGAGACGGTGCTGCGCTCGGACGTGCTGAGCGAGCTGTACGGCGCACCGGTGCACGTGCTGCGCGCGGGGGATCGCCTCGTTGTCGTCGGCGCTCCGGATGCGGACGAGTCCCACCATCACCACCACGAGGACGCCCTGTGAACTGGAGCGACATCGGCGATGCCCTGTTCGGGGGCGTCGCGCAGTACGGACAGATCCTCGAGCTGGTGCAGAACTCCGTCTGGGCCGGTGCGGTGCTCGGCATCGTGGGCGGTCTCATCGGCGTGTTCGTCATGCAGCGCGACATGGCCTTCGCGGTGCACGGCATCAGCGAGTTGTCCTTCGCCGGCGCTGCGGCCGCGCTCCTGCTCGGCTTCGACGTCGTCACCGGCTCGATCGTGGGCTCGCTCGTGGCGGCGGGGATCATCGGATGGCTGGGCGCGCGCGCCCGGGATCGCAACTCGATCATCGGCGTGCTCATGCCGTTCGGTCTGGGCGTCGGCATCCTGTGCCTCTCGCTGTACAACGGACGCAGCGCTAACCGCTTCAGCCTGCTCACCGGCCAGATCGTGTCCGTGCAGAGCGGCCAGCTCAGCG
Proteins encoded:
- a CDS encoding dihydrolipoamide acetyltransferase family protein, which produces MSTQTFHLPDVGEGLTDAEIVTWHVKSGDTVAVNDVIVEIETAKSLVELPSPFAGVVGEVLVEEGQTVDVGAPIITIADAAAPASDVPAPGDPGLPAPATDPEAGGSVLVGYGSAGAVTSRRRKPAAAPAASAAGVVAKPPIRKLARDLGVDLSAVTPSGAGGEVTRDDVVKHASQASVFRNIETPEWPEVREETIPVAASVAEADPREESIPVRGVRKATAGSMVRSAYSAPHVTVWTDVDATRTMELVKRLKASPDYADTKVSPLLIMARAVIWAVRRTPMVNAAWVDGDDGAQINLRHYVNLGIAAATPRGLIVPNIKDAQNLSMRELAKSLERLTLTAREGKTPPADQQQGTITITNIGVFGMDAGTPIINPGEAGIIAMGTIRQKPWVVDGEVRPRFVTTVSGSFDHRVIDGDGMSRFIADVAAVLEEPALLVE
- a CDS encoding metal ABC transporter permease is translated as MNWSDIGDALFGGVAQYGQILELVQNSVWAGAVLGIVGGLIGVFVMQRDMAFAVHGISELSFAGAAAALLLGFDVVTGSIVGSLVAAGIIGWLGARARDRNSIIGVLMPFGLGVGILCLSLYNGRSANRFSLLTGQIVSVQSGQLSVLIVISAIVLVGLLAIWRPLRFDSLDPQSAAARGVPTGVVSLLFMLLLGMIVAVSVHIIGALLVLALLVTPAAAAMRISNGPVAVPLLSALFGFVSAVGGILLAVAGTLPVSPYITTISFVIYIVCRAIGARRDRVTRAA
- a CDS encoding metal ABC transporter ATP-binding protein, whose amino-acid sequence is MAETPLPLSIASAALQRGGRVLWSGLNLSLQPGELVAVLGPSGAGKTTLLRAILGLDRLAEGSITALGEPVTRAGNRRIGYVPQQRPLARDTAMLARDLVRLGVDGHRFGFPFPRRADRARVDALIDAVGASAFAERPVGLLSGGEQQRLRVGQALADDPRLLLCDEPLTSLDLANQRAVVGLIDRHRRESGAGVLLVTHDINPVLDSVDRILYIANGAFTLGTPETVLRSDVLSELYGAPVHVLRAGDRLVVVGAPDADESHHHHHEDAL
- a CDS encoding metal ABC transporter solute-binding protein, Zn/Mn family, producing MPLKTRLLLVPAAFAAAALALAGCSASSPADASTAGEGGAKIDVVASTDVYGDIAQTVGGDHVSVTSLIASFSQDPHDFEPSAADQLTMKNAKLVIANGGGYDPFVGSLVSASGTTAPVINAVSLSPEWTGSDASEAVEGFNEHVFYEPDTMVAVAKEIAAQLGEIDPGDADAFEANAAAFEADVSGKIQPILDDISKAHKGEKIFVTEPVPLYLAQAAGLVNDTPSEFSEAVEEGDDVPPATLLEALGLIGSGDVKIVFVNAQAAGAETTQVENKAAEVGVPVIKASELLPDGDTYVSWMVDMATQIKDALK
- a CDS encoding alpha-ketoacid dehydrogenase subunit beta, with translation MSEMTTLPMSKALNAGMAQAMRDSDRVLLMGEDIGPLGGVFRVTEGLQAEFGKNRVIDTPLAESGIIGTAIGLAMGGFRPVCEIQFDGFVFPGFDQITTQLAKLTNRHEGALRMPVVIRIPYGGHIGAVEHHQESPEAYFTHTPGLRVVSPSTPNDAYWMIQDAIASDDPVVFLEPKSRYWPKGEVDLSARALPLHASRIVRRGTDVTLVGHGAMVSTLLQAAALAESEGTSCEVIDLRSLSPVDYGPILDSVARTGRMVYAQEAPQFTSLGSEIAATVTERAFYSLEAPVLRVSGFDVPFPPAKLEGQYLPDADRILEAVDRALAY